A single genomic interval of Paralichthys olivaceus isolate ysfri-2021 chromosome 7, ASM2471397v2, whole genome shotgun sequence harbors:
- the myod1 gene encoding myoblast determination protein 1 homolog produces the protein MELSDMSFPIPAADDFYDDPCFNTSDMHFFEDLDPRLVHVGLLKPDDSSSLSSSSPSSSSSSPSSLLHLHHHAEVEDDEHVRAPSGHHQAGRCLLWACKACKRKTTNADRRKAATMRERRRLSKVNDAFETLKRCTSANPNQRLPKVEILRNAISYIESLQALLRGGQDDGFYPVLEHYSGDSDASSPRSNCSDGMTDFNGPTCQSTRRGSYESSSYFSQTPNGGQKSDRRSVVSSLDCLSSIVERISTDNSSLMPAVDGPVSPPTDQTGETAAPGPLQVPSPTASQDPNLIYQVL, from the exons ATGGAGTTGTCGGATATGTCTTTCCCCATCCCCGCGGCTGATGATTTCTACGATGACCCCTGCTTCAACACCAGCGACATGCACTTCTTCGAGGACCTGGACCCGCGGCTGGTCCATGTGGGCCTGCTGAAGCCGGACGACTCCTCCTCTTTatcctcatcctccccttcctcctcctcctcctccccatcctccctcctgcacctccaccaCCACGCCGAGGTCGAGGACGACGAGCACGTCCGTGCCCCCAGCGGGCACCACCAGGCGGGCCGCTGCCTGCTCTGGGCCTGCAAGGCCTGCAAGCGGAAGACCACCAACGCGGACCGGCGGAAGGCGGCCACGATGCGGGAGCGCCGGCGGCTCAGCAAGGTCAACGACGCCTTTGAGACCTTGAAGCGCTGCACTTCGGCCAACCCCAACCAGCGGCTGCCCAAGGTGGAGATCCTGCGCAACGCCATCAGCTACATCGAGTCCCTGCAAGCGCTGCTGCGCGGCGGCCAGGACGACGGGTTCTACCCGGTGCTGGAGCACTACAGCGGGGACTCAGACGCCTCCAGCCCCCGCTCCAACTGCTCCGACGGCATG ACGGATTTTAACGGGCCGACCTGTCAGTCCACCAGGAGAGGAAGTTATGAAAGCAGCTCTTATTTCTCCCAGACTCCAAACG GTGGTCAGAAGAGTGACCGCAGATCGGTGGTCTCCAGTCTCGACTGTCTCTCCAGCATTGTGGAGCGCATCTCCACCGACAACAGCAGCTTGATGCCAGCTGTGGACGGCCCCGTGTCCCCGCCAACCGACCAGACGGGTGAGACAGCAGCGCCTGGACCCCTCCAGGTCCCCTCTCCGACCGCCAGCCAGGACCCCAACCTGATCTACCAAGTCCTATAG
- the tnnt3a gene encoding troponin T type 3a (skeletal, fast) isoform X4 — translation MGMPGRSSVTITEGHNQRGKFAEPYSLSRPAGSSLLSAFSEVAKSTVTMSDTEEVDQVEAVEEEVVEEVEVAPEAAPEPEAEPQPEPEPEPEPEPVVEPEPEPEPEPEPEPEEEKPKFKPSAPKIPDGEKVDFDDIQKKRQNKDLVELQGLIDAHFEHRKKEEEELIALKERIEKRRAERAEQQRVRAEKEKERQARREEERRIKEENDAKKKMDEEAKKKSALSSMGSNYSSHLQRADQKRGGKKETEREKKKKILAARRKQLNIDHLNEDKLKDKINELHEWMTQLESEKFDHMERLKRQKYEVLTHRKRIDELQKHSKKGAAARRRK, via the exons ATGGGAATGCCGGGCAGATCGAGTGTCACTATAACAGAAGGACATAATCAGCGCGGTAAGTTTGCAGAACCTTACAGCCTGTCTCGGCCAGCAGGGAGCTCACTTCTTTCAGCTTTTTCTGAG GTTGCAAAGTCCACTGTCACCATGTCTGACACAGAGGAAGT TGATCAGGTCGAGG CTGTAGAAGAGGAGGTAGTAGAGGAAGTAGAGGTGGCCCCTGAGGCGGCCCCTGAGCCAGAGGCAGAACCACAGCCAGagccagaaccagaaccagaaccagaaccagtggtagaaccagaaccagaaccagagccTGAGCCTGAGCCTGAGCCTGAAG AGGAGAAGCCAAAGTTCAA GCCCAGCGCTCCAAAAATCCCAGATGGTGAGAAAGTGGACTTTGAT GACATCCAGAAGAAACGTCAGAACAAGGACCTGGTCGAGCTGCAGGGCCTGATCGATGCGCACTTCGAGCACaggaagaaggaagaggaggagctgattGCCCTCAAGGAGAGGATT GAGAAGCGTCGTGCCGAGAGGGCCGAGCAGCAGAGGGTCCGTGCCGAGAAGGAAAAGGAGCGCCAGGCCAGACGTGAG GAGGAGAGGCGGATCAAGGAGGAGAACGATGCCAAGAAGAAGATGGATGAGGAGGCCAAGAAGAAGTCAGCTCTGTCCAGCATGGGCTCCAACTACAGCAGTCACCTGCAGAGA GCTGACCAGAAGAGAGGTGGAAAGAAAGAGactgagagggagaagaagaagaagatcctGGCCGCCAGGCGCAAGCAACTCAACATCGACCATCTGAACGAAGACAAGCTGAA GGACAAGATCAATGAGCTGCATGAATGGATGACCCAGCTTGAGTCTGAGAAGTTTGACCACATGGAGAGACTGAAGAGGCAGAAGTATGAG GTGCTCACGCATAGGAAACGCATTGATGAGTTGCAGAAGCA cagcaagaagGGAGCCGCCGCCCGCCGCAGAAAGTAA
- the tnnt3a gene encoding troponin T type 3a (skeletal, fast) isoform X2 → MGMPGRSSVTITEGHNQRGKFAEPYSLSRPAGSSLLSAFSEVAKSTVTMSDTEEVDQVEAVEEEVVEEVEVAPEAAPEPEAEPQPEPEPEPEPEPVVEPEPEPEPEPEPEPEDAVEEEEEKPKFKPSAPKIPDGEKVDFDDIQKKRQNKDLVELQGLIDAHFEHRKKEEEELIALKERIEKRRAERAEQQRVRAEKEKERQARREEERRIKEENDAKKKMDEEAKKKSALSSMGSNYSSHLQRADQKRGGKKETEREKKKKILAARRKQLNIDHLNEDKLKDKINELHEWMTQLESEKFDHMERLKRQKYEVLTHRKRIDELQKHSKKGAAARRRK, encoded by the exons ATGGGAATGCCGGGCAGATCGAGTGTCACTATAACAGAAGGACATAATCAGCGCGGTAAGTTTGCAGAACCTTACAGCCTGTCTCGGCCAGCAGGGAGCTCACTTCTTTCAGCTTTTTCTGAG GTTGCAAAGTCCACTGTCACCATGTCTGACACAGAGGAAGT TGATCAGGTCGAGG CTGTAGAAGAGGAGGTAGTAGAGGAAGTAGAGGTGGCCCCTGAGGCGGCCCCTGAGCCAGAGGCAGAACCACAGCCAGagccagaaccagaaccagaaccagaaccagtggtagaaccagaaccagaaccagagccTGAGCCTGAGCCTGAGCCTGAAG ATGCTGTTGAAGAGGAAG AGGAGAAGCCAAAGTTCAA GCCCAGCGCTCCAAAAATCCCAGATGGTGAGAAAGTGGACTTTGAT GACATCCAGAAGAAACGTCAGAACAAGGACCTGGTCGAGCTGCAGGGCCTGATCGATGCGCACTTCGAGCACaggaagaaggaagaggaggagctgattGCCCTCAAGGAGAGGATT GAGAAGCGTCGTGCCGAGAGGGCCGAGCAGCAGAGGGTCCGTGCCGAGAAGGAAAAGGAGCGCCAGGCCAGACGTGAG GAGGAGAGGCGGATCAAGGAGGAGAACGATGCCAAGAAGAAGATGGATGAGGAGGCCAAGAAGAAGTCAGCTCTGTCCAGCATGGGCTCCAACTACAGCAGTCACCTGCAGAGA GCTGACCAGAAGAGAGGTGGAAAGAAAGAGactgagagggagaagaagaagaagatcctGGCCGCCAGGCGCAAGCAACTCAACATCGACCATCTGAACGAAGACAAGCTGAA GGACAAGATCAATGAGCTGCATGAATGGATGACCCAGCTTGAGTCTGAGAAGTTTGACCACATGGAGAGACTGAAGAGGCAGAAGTATGAG GTGCTCACGCATAGGAAACGCATTGATGAGTTGCAGAAGCA cagcaagaagGGAGCCGCCGCCCGCCGCAGAAAGTAA
- the tnnt3a gene encoding troponin T type 3a (skeletal, fast) isoform X6, whose protein sequence is MGMPGRSSVTITEGHNQRGKFAEPYSLSRPAGSSLLSAFSEVAKSTVTMSDTEEVDQVEEEKPKFKPSAPKIPDGEKVDFDDIQKKRQNKDLVELQGLIDAHFEHRKKEEEELIALKERIEKRRAERAEQQRVRAEKEKERQARREEERRIKEENDAKKKMDEEAKKKSALSSMGSNYSSHLQRADQKRGGKKETEREKKKKILAARRKQLNIDHLNEDKLKDKINELHEWMTQLESEKFDHMERLKRQKYEVTTLRKRVEELSKFSKKGAAARRRK, encoded by the exons ATGGGAATGCCGGGCAGATCGAGTGTCACTATAACAGAAGGACATAATCAGCGCGGTAAGTTTGCAGAACCTTACAGCCTGTCTCGGCCAGCAGGGAGCTCACTTCTTTCAGCTTTTTCTGAG GTTGCAAAGTCCACTGTCACCATGTCTGACACAGAGGAAGT TGATCAGGTCGAGG AGGAGAAGCCAAAGTTCAA GCCCAGCGCTCCAAAAATCCCAGATGGTGAGAAAGTGGACTTTGAT GACATCCAGAAGAAACGTCAGAACAAGGACCTGGTCGAGCTGCAGGGCCTGATCGATGCGCACTTCGAGCACaggaagaaggaagaggaggagctgattGCCCTCAAGGAGAGGATT GAGAAGCGTCGTGCCGAGAGGGCCGAGCAGCAGAGGGTCCGTGCCGAGAAGGAAAAGGAGCGCCAGGCCAGACGTGAG GAGGAGAGGCGGATCAAGGAGGAGAACGATGCCAAGAAGAAGATGGATGAGGAGGCCAAGAAGAAGTCAGCTCTGTCCAGCATGGGCTCCAACTACAGCAGTCACCTGCAGAGA GCTGACCAGAAGAGAGGTGGAAAGAAAGAGactgagagggagaagaagaagaagatcctGGCCGCCAGGCGCAAGCAACTCAACATCGACCATCTGAACGAAGACAAGCTGAA GGACAAGATCAATGAGCTGCATGAATGGATGACCCAGCTTGAGTCTGAGAAGTTTGACCACATGGAGAGACTGAAGAGGCAGAAGTATGAG GTTACAACCCTGCGTAAGAGAGTGGAGGAGCTCAGTAAATT cagcaagaagGGAGCCGCCGCCCGCCGCAGAAAGTAA
- the tnnt3a gene encoding troponin T type 3a (skeletal, fast) isoform X3: protein MGMPGRSSVTITEGHNQRGKFAEPYSLSRPAGSSLLSAFSEVAKSTVTMSDTEEVDQVEAVEEEVVEEVEVAPEAAPEPEAEPQPEPEPEPEPEPVVEPEPEPEPEPEPEPEEEKPKFKPSAPKIPDGEKVDFDDIQKKRQNKDLVELQGLIDAHFEHRKKEEEELIALKERIEKRRAERAEQQRVRAEKEKERQARREEERRIKEENDAKKKMDEEAKKKSALSSMGSNYSSHLQRADQKRGGKKETEREKKKKILAARRKQLNIDHLNEDKLKDKINELHEWMTQLESEKFDHMERLKRQKYEVTTLRKRVEELSKFSKKGAAARRRK from the exons ATGGGAATGCCGGGCAGATCGAGTGTCACTATAACAGAAGGACATAATCAGCGCGGTAAGTTTGCAGAACCTTACAGCCTGTCTCGGCCAGCAGGGAGCTCACTTCTTTCAGCTTTTTCTGAG GTTGCAAAGTCCACTGTCACCATGTCTGACACAGAGGAAGT TGATCAGGTCGAGG CTGTAGAAGAGGAGGTAGTAGAGGAAGTAGAGGTGGCCCCTGAGGCGGCCCCTGAGCCAGAGGCAGAACCACAGCCAGagccagaaccagaaccagaaccagaaccagtggtagaaccagaaccagaaccagagccTGAGCCTGAGCCTGAGCCTGAAG AGGAGAAGCCAAAGTTCAA GCCCAGCGCTCCAAAAATCCCAGATGGTGAGAAAGTGGACTTTGAT GACATCCAGAAGAAACGTCAGAACAAGGACCTGGTCGAGCTGCAGGGCCTGATCGATGCGCACTTCGAGCACaggaagaaggaagaggaggagctgattGCCCTCAAGGAGAGGATT GAGAAGCGTCGTGCCGAGAGGGCCGAGCAGCAGAGGGTCCGTGCCGAGAAGGAAAAGGAGCGCCAGGCCAGACGTGAG GAGGAGAGGCGGATCAAGGAGGAGAACGATGCCAAGAAGAAGATGGATGAGGAGGCCAAGAAGAAGTCAGCTCTGTCCAGCATGGGCTCCAACTACAGCAGTCACCTGCAGAGA GCTGACCAGAAGAGAGGTGGAAAGAAAGAGactgagagggagaagaagaagaagatcctGGCCGCCAGGCGCAAGCAACTCAACATCGACCATCTGAACGAAGACAAGCTGAA GGACAAGATCAATGAGCTGCATGAATGGATGACCCAGCTTGAGTCTGAGAAGTTTGACCACATGGAGAGACTGAAGAGGCAGAAGTATGAG GTTACAACCCTGCGTAAGAGAGTGGAGGAGCTCAGTAAATT cagcaagaagGGAGCCGCCGCCCGCCGCAGAAAGTAA
- the tnnt3a gene encoding troponin T type 3a (skeletal, fast) isoform X5, translating to MGMPGRSSVTITEGHNQRGKFAEPYSLSRPAGSSLLSAFSEVAKSTVTMSDTEEVDQVEEYDEEKPKFKPSAPKIPDGEKVDFDDIQKKRQNKDLVELQGLIDAHFEHRKKEEEELIALKERIEKRRAERAEQQRVRAEKEKERQARREEERRIKEENDAKKKMDEEAKKKSALSSMGSNYSSHLQRADQKRGGKKETEREKKKKILAARRKQLNIDHLNEDKLKDKINELHEWMTQLESEKFDHMERLKRQKYEVTTLRKRVEELSKFSKKGAAARRRK from the exons ATGGGAATGCCGGGCAGATCGAGTGTCACTATAACAGAAGGACATAATCAGCGCGGTAAGTTTGCAGAACCTTACAGCCTGTCTCGGCCAGCAGGGAGCTCACTTCTTTCAGCTTTTTCTGAG GTTGCAAAGTCCACTGTCACCATGTCTGACACAGAGGAAGT TGATCAGGTCGAGG AATACGATG AGGAGAAGCCAAAGTTCAA GCCCAGCGCTCCAAAAATCCCAGATGGTGAGAAAGTGGACTTTGAT GACATCCAGAAGAAACGTCAGAACAAGGACCTGGTCGAGCTGCAGGGCCTGATCGATGCGCACTTCGAGCACaggaagaaggaagaggaggagctgattGCCCTCAAGGAGAGGATT GAGAAGCGTCGTGCCGAGAGGGCCGAGCAGCAGAGGGTCCGTGCCGAGAAGGAAAAGGAGCGCCAGGCCAGACGTGAG GAGGAGAGGCGGATCAAGGAGGAGAACGATGCCAAGAAGAAGATGGATGAGGAGGCCAAGAAGAAGTCAGCTCTGTCCAGCATGGGCTCCAACTACAGCAGTCACCTGCAGAGA GCTGACCAGAAGAGAGGTGGAAAGAAAGAGactgagagggagaagaagaagaagatcctGGCCGCCAGGCGCAAGCAACTCAACATCGACCATCTGAACGAAGACAAGCTGAA GGACAAGATCAATGAGCTGCATGAATGGATGACCCAGCTTGAGTCTGAGAAGTTTGACCACATGGAGAGACTGAAGAGGCAGAAGTATGAG GTTACAACCCTGCGTAAGAGAGTGGAGGAGCTCAGTAAATT cagcaagaagGGAGCCGCCGCCCGCCGCAGAAAGTAA
- the tnnt3a gene encoding troponin T type 3a (skeletal, fast) isoform X1 produces the protein MGMPGRSSVTITEGHNQRGKFAEPYSLSRPAGSSLLSAFSEVAKSTVTMSDTEEVDQVEAVEEEVVEEVEVAPEAAPEPEAEPQPEPEPEPEPEPVVEPEPEPEPEPEPEPEDAVEEEEEKPKFKPSAPKIPDGEKVDFDDIQKKRQNKDLVELQGLIDAHFEHRKKEEEELIALKERIEKRRAERAEQQRVRAEKEKERQARREEERRIKEENDAKKKMDEEAKKKSALSSMGSNYSSHLQRADQKRGGKKETEREKKKKILAARRKQLNIDHLNEDKLKDKINELHEWMTQLESEKFDHMERLKRQKYEVTTLRKRVEELSKFSKKGAAARRRK, from the exons ATGGGAATGCCGGGCAGATCGAGTGTCACTATAACAGAAGGACATAATCAGCGCGGTAAGTTTGCAGAACCTTACAGCCTGTCTCGGCCAGCAGGGAGCTCACTTCTTTCAGCTTTTTCTGAG GTTGCAAAGTCCACTGTCACCATGTCTGACACAGAGGAAGT TGATCAGGTCGAGG CTGTAGAAGAGGAGGTAGTAGAGGAAGTAGAGGTGGCCCCTGAGGCGGCCCCTGAGCCAGAGGCAGAACCACAGCCAGagccagaaccagaaccagaaccagaaccagtggtagaaccagaaccagaaccagagccTGAGCCTGAGCCTGAGCCTGAAG ATGCTGTTGAAGAGGAAG AGGAGAAGCCAAAGTTCAA GCCCAGCGCTCCAAAAATCCCAGATGGTGAGAAAGTGGACTTTGAT GACATCCAGAAGAAACGTCAGAACAAGGACCTGGTCGAGCTGCAGGGCCTGATCGATGCGCACTTCGAGCACaggaagaaggaagaggaggagctgattGCCCTCAAGGAGAGGATT GAGAAGCGTCGTGCCGAGAGGGCCGAGCAGCAGAGGGTCCGTGCCGAGAAGGAAAAGGAGCGCCAGGCCAGACGTGAG GAGGAGAGGCGGATCAAGGAGGAGAACGATGCCAAGAAGAAGATGGATGAGGAGGCCAAGAAGAAGTCAGCTCTGTCCAGCATGGGCTCCAACTACAGCAGTCACCTGCAGAGA GCTGACCAGAAGAGAGGTGGAAAGAAAGAGactgagagggagaagaagaagaagatcctGGCCGCCAGGCGCAAGCAACTCAACATCGACCATCTGAACGAAGACAAGCTGAA GGACAAGATCAATGAGCTGCATGAATGGATGACCCAGCTTGAGTCTGAGAAGTTTGACCACATGGAGAGACTGAAGAGGCAGAAGTATGAG GTTACAACCCTGCGTAAGAGAGTGGAGGAGCTCAGTAAATT cagcaagaagGGAGCCGCCGCCCGCCGCAGAAAGTAA
- the prr33 gene encoding proteoglycan 4, translated as MALAYSGVTQLGLFSQQYPPPLLPKPGKDNVRLRKLLKRTAKKKASAQAAQSTTPFRSSLSPVNEASPDLEHSDHSTPPRTPETPSNLYGVQQPPRFTVRPLYQHVASPYPQRAAYGRAARFSPQTAAFPSYSYSQHVTSVSSYSAAAHLSGVSPALGPVVQPAVPNIPLSAYFVPEIMVSPAEVKLPASNTFAETQAGLRPAAAVVTHQPKPTSPGLTAYSTAESQALIRPLTVLTPFVKSRSPRPTFKATQRSRSPRPMFDVPQIRMYTASTSYYESSKTPPVYDTAELTAIGSTIPQNKIQTEMKHDLTPISEVRRGTTQTLQPSFLGTDPQRKTPTSEINTVITPTLEIRRVTPTSEIKSATTTSEIKRATTTSEIKRATPTSEIKRATPTSEIKKTTPTSEIKRAAPTSEIKKPTPTSEIKKAAPTSEIKRATPTSEIKKPAPTSEIKRAAPTSEIKRATPTSEIGVAPTFEFQTSRTLTGRPKTPAYHVGRATTPVFEISKPNPLLFAVSPVPVEPERSTTPQMASAMSKSMMTIEPKPIETILNGDILSDLTPAAQPIQQSITRSKSEPVLTTEKNQTALAGSQRRKTPTSEPTTSAVTSYSYQRPKTPTYEASRLMTTSPGFKRPKTPTGISPVAFQRPKTPTQVTHKSAYRGLTPAEYAAYGGIKTYSPAFGITGSKTLTEEEVKVTKEEPADHKTLSQEPSVKAPSITEVSKVKDVDEPHLTEEKVFTTASIPLIVVSQASDTLGTMLTPETSMVSSQATKEQEETVIQQTPETKPPKADVKSQEKVITQVKEDIKPKTKTSETKDSPAKGGDQGPLKAVRKLLGRDKVQTAEKKAVSEAKGDVSEQKVKPVRAITSKAQSPKPSLAAPALPAKAPAATSIESDEKGKDKTAKTAVKSALEKKEGDESLLPAEPLLKVMQKPKGMKSKLSGWSRLKKHMVVEQEEPKFPETVSQKETTGQDQNKVKECEEKANDEPDTQDTNQTTDAPKATKMWDAVLFQMFATKENIMHQIELNKNEDEKTQETKDELKEIPSFAYRLPVLLFSPKFDAKRLKEAASRPVTKISTVFEMGLIGRKVKDEEPKDFNRVARGFTAP; from the coding sequence ATGGCTCTTGCTTATAGTGGCGTCACCCAGCTGGGCCTGTTTTCCCAGCAATACCCTCCACCCCTGCTGCCCAAGCCTGGAAAGGACAACGTTCGGCTTCGGAAGCTCCTCAAGAGAACTGCTAAGAAAAAGGCCTCTGCTCAGGCAGCGCAGTCTACAACGCCTTTTCGCTCCAGCCTTTCCCCTGTGAATGAAGCAAGTCCTGACCTCGAGCACAGTGACCACTCCACCCCTCCCCGGACTCCAGAGACACCATCCAACCTCTATGGTGTCCAGCAGCCTCCACGGTTCACTGTCAGACCGCTGTATCAACATGTGGCGTCTCCTTACCCCCAGCGTGCAGCTTATGGAAGAGCAGCAAGGTTTTCGCCACAGACAGCGGCATTCCCGTCATACTCCTACTCGCAGCATGTCACCTCAGTTTCTTCATATTCAGCAGCAGCCCACCTTTCTGGAGTCTCACCAGCTCTGGGGCCAGTTGTACAGCCGGCAGTACCAAACATACCTCTATCAGCTTATTTTGTGCCTGAGATAATGGTGTCACCTGCTGAAGTGAAACTGCCAGCTTCTAACACATTTGCTGAAACTCAAGCTGGTCTAAGACCTGCCGCTGCTGTAGTAACTCACCAGCCAAAACCCACAAGTCCAGGTCTGACTGCATATTCAACTGCCGAAAGTCAAGCTTTGATTCGACCTCTCACTGTGTTGACCCCGTTTGTCAAATCAAGAAGTCCTCGTCCAACTTTCAAAGCAACTCAACGCTCAAGGTCACCCAGACCGATGTTTGATGTCCCTCAAATTAGAATGTACACTGCAAGCACATCGTACTATGAGTCATCCAAGACTCCACCAGTGTACGACACAGCTGAATTAACTGCTATTGGCAGCACAATacctcaaaataaaatacaaacagaaatgaaacatgATTTGACTCCAATATCTGAGGTCAGAAGAGGCACAACACAGACACTTCAGCCTTCTTTCTTGGGCACAGATCCCCAGCGAAAAACACCAACTTCAGAGATCAATACAGTTATAACACCTACCCTTGAAATCAGAAGAGTCACTCCAACATCTGAAATCAAAAGTGCAACTACAACATCTGAAATTAAAAGAGCCACTACAACATCTGAAATTAAAAGAGCCACTCCAACATCTGAAATTAAAAGAGCCACTCCAacatctgaaattaaaaaaaccaCTCCAACATCTGAAATTAAAAGAGCCGCTCCAacatctgaaattaaaaaacccACTCCAacatctgaaattaaaaaagctgCTCCAACATCTGAAATTAAAAGAGCCACTCCAacatctgaaattaaaaaacccGCTCCAACATCTGAAATTAAAAGAGCTGCTCCAACATCTGAAATTAAAAGAGCCACTCCAACATCTGAAATTGGAGTTGCACCAACTTTTGAGTTCCAAACATCAAGAACTTTAACAGGGCGACCTAAAACCCCAGCATACCATGTGGGTCGGGCTACAACACCTGTATTTGAAATTTCAAAACCTAATCCTCTATTGTTTGCAGTGTCACCAGTACCAGTAGAGCCAGAGAGGTCAACAACACCCCAAATGGCTTCTGCTATGTCTAAAAGCATGATGACTATTGAGCCTAAGCCTATTGAAACAATACTGAATGGGGACATTCTTTCAGATTTGACACCTGCAGCTCAACCAATCCAACAAAGTATAACAAGGTCAAAATCAGAGCCTGTTCTGACCACAGAAAAGAACCAAACTGCTCTAGCTGGTTCTCAAAGACGTAAAACTCCGACATCTGAGCCAACAACATCAGCAGTGACTTCTTACAGCTATCAGAGGCCTAAGACTCCAACTTATGAGGCATCACGACTTATGACCACATCACCTGGCTTTAAAAGACCAAAAACACCAACTGGTATATCACCTGTTGCTTTTCAAAGACCTAAAACCCCAACCCAGGTGACTCATAAATCTGCCTATCGTGGATTGACACCGGCAGAATATGCTGCTTATGGTGGAATCAAAACTTACTCTCCAGCTTTTGGTATCACAGGTTCAAAGACATTAACTGAAGAGGAGGTTAAAGTTACAAAAGAGGAACCAGCAGATCATAAAACACTGAGTCAAGAACCATCTGTGAAAGCACCTTCAATAACTGAGGTGTCTAAAGTTAAAGATGTAGATGAACCCCATCTGACAGAGGAGAAGGTTTTCACCACTGCTTCGATTCCTTTAATTGTTGTTTCACAGGCATCTGACACTTTAGGAACAATGTTAACACCAGAGACAAGTATGGTATCTAGTCAGGCTACaaaagaacaagaagaaacagTGATTCAACAAACACCAGAGACTAAACCTCCAAAAGCAGATGTGAAAAGTCAGGAAAAGGTAATAACCCAAGTTAAAGAAGATATCAAACCAAAgacaaaaacctcagaaaccaAAGATTCTCCAGCAAAAGGTGGTGACCAAGGCCCTCTAAAGGCTGTGAGGAAACTTTTAGGCAGAGATAAAGTTcagactgcagagaaaaaagcTGTAAGTGAGGCAAAAGGTGATGTTTCAGaacaaaaagtgaaacctgtgAGGGCCATCACAAGTAAAGCTCAGAGCCCAAAGCCAAGCTTGGCAGCGCCTGCTCTGCCTGCTAAAGCACCTGCTGCTACATCAATAGAAAGCGATGAAAAAGGCAAAGATAAGACAGCAAAAACAGCAGTTAAAAGTGCACTTGAGAAAAAGGAAGGCGATGAGTCCCTCCTTCCAGCTGAACCCCTTCTTAAAGTCATGCAAAAGCCGAAAGGAATGAAATCAAAACTGAGCGGTTGGTCCCGACTGAAGAAGCATATGGTAGTGGAGCAAGAGGAGCCTAAATTTCCAGAAACTGTCTCTCAGAAGGAGACCACTGGGCAGGACCAGAATAAGGTGAAAGAATGTGAAGAGAAGGCCAACGATGAGCCTGACACTCAAGACACAAACCAAACCACAGACGCTCCCAAGGCAACAAAGATGTGGGATGCTGTCCTCTTCCAAATGTTTGCCACTAAAGAGAACATCATGCATCAGATTGAGTTAAACAAAAACGAGGACgagaaaacacaagagacaaAAGATGAGCTAAAAGAGATACCTTCATTTGCGTACCGGCTGCCTGTGCTCCTCTTTAGTCCAAAGTTTGACGCTAAAAGGCTAAAAGAGGCAGCATCAAGGCCGGTGACGAAAATTTCAACTGTGTTTGAAATGGGTCTGATTGGGCGTAAAGTTAAAGACGAGGAACCAAAAGACTTTAATAGAGTAGCAAGAGGATTCACTGCTCCTTAA